The genomic DNA gcagtaggcaacATATATTTGTCATTATAATCAATGAATCTAAAGAATTCTTAGAAACTATCTAATAAATCTGCTGTAAAGTTCTTTAAAacgtggggaaaaaaacctggaaaaaacgggacaaaaataacatataaaGAAAGTTTGTCATGGAGGAAGTTTTTACTTGCACACCAATCTGTGACAGTGAATTTAACTTCTGAATTTAACACAAACCATTGTTTTAGCTTGATACTGGTAATTATACCTCAATGTGAGCTGTTATAATGAAAACGAGGCTAGATGGTTTGTCTTAAAATTAGATTATTTGTCTTGGGCTGGGCTTTtttatgctgcaaagaaacttAAAGAAATCTGAGAAAAATCGTATAAAAGAGAGTcagagtaaagagtaaagggGGGCCTCAAATTGAGCCTTGAGGAACTCCACAATTCATCTTTCACCGAAAAGAGAAGGAAGGACaatgaacataaacaaaaaaattgtcAGTATGGGCAAAGCTGTTACAATTgccacaggagttgttgatccagtGCTGCTAAAATGTTCaaatgattaaattaaaaaacctTGGtttagattgacctcagtgacacaaaatgaccacacgaggcagcagtagaccagcagctcctgtgtccccgtgagctaaactcactgattttctctataggctttggtgtgggagagtgaggggtttacatacgtcagtttcctgtcaaaaatatccgtctaacagtgagagAAACTGACCGAAATGTTCCTAAGAGTTCACATAGACTTAAGACTGATGTAGACTTCAAAGCAGAACTGAAACAACAACACGTACCTCACAGGAGAAAAAAGTCCAACTCTGATTGTTTTTGACTCAAATTGTAGCTAAGATTAAAATTTACACACCatgtgaaggaagaagaagaagaagaaagatgcAACTCGAGTCACactgagtttaaaaaacaatcacatttgGCTCATGATCCACGTACCTCAATACTGCAATGCTGCTCCCACCAGCAGGTGGTGCCCTCGTGCAACATATACGCACATGTACAGTGACTGTAATGTCGTGTTTAATCTCTATATCACACTGTTGCTGTATTAAAGTGGGtgtaaaacagatttttataaatgtaaattagAATTCTTGTAATAATCCAGCAGGTCTTTTTTACAGATTAAATGTCATATATGCTTTTTTAGGTAATTCTTCTACGTTCATGTCATATTTAACATAAATTAATCTGTGTAAATGTTGTTGATCCTGTCATAaattcaaagtttttttttttatttaccactGAAGATTTAGTCGTATGTTTAAAAACTActtgttatttttagttttttttaacattgtgtttgacaaataaaccaaaaagtTACTAAATCattcaatttattatttatttatgtattcattcattcattcttttatttattataatgtcatttatGGTCCTCCATACActttaaggttgtttttttaatgtttcttaCTTAAGTGTCCATGTATCTTCAgatatttttaaatctgtgcaaattatttcagtaaaaaacacaaaaatttCAGAGTTTCTTTGTTAGAAATTCAGTAAATCTGTtaaatttgaatgtgtttagTTTAAAAAGCTGCCATCACTGTTTCAAAGAGTCACAAACGGCACAGATGACTCACTCTGACACAGAAACCCGTTCTGCGAGTTGGACTCGACTTTTAAAGaaaccactttttttaaaggttcaCAGCGATGAACGAGACTCGTGTTCTTTCACGtcaggtgtttgtttttattgcatgaACAGATGGAACAGAGGGTTAAACACTCGCCGCTCAGTATTGCTGGTGCTGCGGCGGCGAGAAGAGCTTGTCCCACACCTCCACCTTCATGATGGCCCGGCCCATCGGGGACATGGTGGCCTTGATGTCCAGGCTGGAGCCCTCGAACGTGAGCCCGGAGCCTGTCCCCTCCTCGCGCTTGAACCCGTTCTGCTCCTTGTTGTTGTACATCTCCTTGTACAGAGCCTCGTTGCACTCCTTGCCCTGCGGGTAAATCCCCAATGCAATCCAGTTCTTGTAGATGTTGTAGTCGTAGGGGACGGAGAACATGATGGCCAGCGTCTCCCGGGCGCTGTTGCTATTCCTCTCGAACAGGTCGTAGGTCAGGACGCCCACCGCGCCCGAGGCCTTGGCACTGGCCTTGGTGAAGTTGCACACCTCGGTCTTCTGCGGGCGCACCGTGGGCTGGGGGGGGCTGTGGCAGTTGCCACTGTCGAGGTAAACCCTGATGTGaagggaaaacaaagaaagaaaaaacaacagggaaagttttacagtgtaaatatggggaaaaaaatgcagttttctgtGAAAAATCAACGACTGAATTTGTCTTTAAAGAGACAGTTTAaatctacgatatctttaaaaacacgttcatgtctttatctcactgtgagaagttttgtaaaccactcactctcccacaccaaaccccatagtgaaaatcagtgattttagcttgcagggacacaggagctgctggtctaccgctgcctcgtgtggtcactttgtgtcactgatttacaTCATAACGAAGGATTTGAAATGCCGAacggacaaaataagacatttgaacttcgtGATGGAGGATTGgagtggatcaataactcctgtgtgctgtcacctgctgtgatgttaaaatcactgattttctccatggggtttggtgtagTGTGTTAAAAAACAGACTTTTGCCACCTAACAAAGGTTTagctaataaaatctacgtcagtttaagtctacaacACGttaagaacgtgttcacgtctttatctcactgttacacagacttttccaacaggaaactgaagtctgtaaaccattcactctcccacaccaaacctcatagagaaaatcagtgattttaacatcacacacacaggagttgttgatccactgctgcctccgtcactaagttcatgtcttattttgtcacttcgacATTAAAAAACCttggttcagattgacctcagtgatgcaaagtgaccacacgaggcagcagtagaccagcagctcctgtgtcaacgcgagctaaaatcaatgattttctctatggggtttacatgtcattacatgtcatttagcagacgctttggtgtgggagagtgagtgctttacaaactttgTACgtttaacagtgaaataaagacgtgaacgtgttttTAAGACATTGCAGACTTAAGTTTATTATTAAGTTGCTAAAGCTAAAGCCATGTATCTGCTGAGCCAcaggggggcgctcacagcaccaCAGTCCCAGTGTTGACAGTGTTTCCAGTTACTCAAATAATTATACTTTAGAAAAACActatgaactgtgcctttaaagtgTGTGTTGCACTCACTTGGGGTCCAGCAGACAGTAGTTGTTGGTGAGGTTGGTGATCTCGATCGTGATGTTTCTGCGGCTTTGCTGGTTGGCAGCGAGAGCCTCTGCTGTTTCACTCATGGTGTCGTTTGTCGGAGCTGCGGCGCAAGTTAAAGGAACAGTTAAAAGAGCACTTAAAGGAGCAGTTAAAGGAACAGTTAAGGGAACAGTTAAAGGAGCAGTTAAAAGAACAGTTAAAAGAACAGTTAAAGGAACAGTTAAAGGAGCAGTTAAAGGAACAGTTAAGGGAACAGTTAAAGGAGCAGTTAAAAGAACAGTTAAAAGAACAGTTAAAGGAACAGTTAAGGGAACAGTTACAGGAACAGTTACAGGAACAGTTACAGGAACAGTTAAAGGAGCAGTTAAAGGAACAGTTAAAGGAGCAGTTAAGGGAACAGTTAAGGGAACAGTTACAGGAACAGTTACAGGAACAGTTACAGGAACAGTTAAAGGAACAGTTAAAGGAGCCGTTAAAGGAGCAGTTAAAGGAACAGTTAAGGGAACAGTTACAGGAacagttaaagggacagttaaGGGAACAGTTACAGGAACAGTTACATGAACAGTTAAAGGAACAGTTACAGGAACAGTTACAGGAACAGTTAAAGGAACAGTTAAAGGAACAGTTACAGGAACAGTTAAAGGTAAAAAAGTGTGTTACCAGTGTGTGGACCTCAGGTTTGACTCTCACTTGGGCAGTGTCAGGTCTGAACACTGTCTTCACAAACTCGGTCCAGGTCTGGGAATGTGACACGCCCCCCACCCACACCTGTCtccgccccccctcccccctcctgtGAGGCGTTCACACTCGGGGTATGTGAAGATTGCGATGATTGTGATGTTAGGGTGTAACCAACAACACAACTGCCATAACCTGTAGCTTTTTTCTGTCTCATCGGTCTGGTTTGTTCAGTTTTTCCTGCGACGCTGAGTCACACGGTGCTGTCTCGACTGTGGACACGCCCTCTGAATGTCGGAGAAAAACACGCCGTTTGTTGTAGTAAttttactcaaagaaaaatAGACTTTTGGAGGCCGAGACGGAGACTCACCCtctttaagtttattttagttCAAGTCTAcgacacgttcacgtctttatttcactgttagacttttacaacaggaagctgaagtttgtaaaccattcactctcccacaccaaaatccatagagaaaaccagtgattatGGCTCacaggggacacaggagctgcccgtacactgctgcctcgtgtggtcactttgtgtcactgaggtaacgccaaacaaaggatttcaataatccgaagtgacaaaataacaatcctgaacttagtgatggaggcagcagtggatcaacaactcctgtgtgtgatgttaaaatcactgaatttctctatggggtttggtgtgggaacGTGAGTGGTCCAGTTGACTTGTTCATGTTTGTAGTTTATCTTAAAAGTAtcgtgtatatgtatgtgtctttatatacacacacatacatatatatatatacacacacacacacacacattccagaAATGTACAATTGGATGTTAGAAATATGCAAAAAAGGTAACTTTTCAATAATATTTGCCGTCATTTTGTAGCAGGGATGTAAAGACATGGTCACGTCATCTTATTTTCTCACCTAAGTGTTAACATTTTTTcttctgaaaatgttttattcatttgccaattctctcttttttttcccccaaacaaaattaaacaaaagtcaaagacaaagaactcattgaattattttttattgactgactgacagatggACGGACAGAAGCCTTTGtacaaacacattcatctgCCCATCTTGTCGTAGATCTCCAGTTTGACGATGGCCTTGCCCTCGTCGGACATGCAGCCCCTCACGTCCAGCATGCGGCCCGCGTACTTCACGCCGGAGCCGTCGGCCTTGTGACGCACGAAGTTGGTGAAGTCCTTGCCCTCGTACATGTCCTTGAACAGCTTCTTGTCGACGCCGTGCGTGTGCTCGAACACGCCCACGCCCAGCCAGTTCTGGTAGAAGTTGTAGTCGTAGGGCACGGAGAACATGACGGCCATCAGCTCGTTGCAGTGGCGGCTGCGCATGTCGAACAGCTCGTAGGTGAGGACGCCCACGGCGCCCGACGCCGTGTGGTCGTCCTTGGTGAAGGAGCACACCTCGGTCTTGTTGGTGCGCACGGTCGGCTGTGGAGGACTGAAGCTGAAGCCGCTCTCCATGTGAactctggaggaggagaagaagaattaAGACTGCAGATACCACAGAGTAGAAATACTCAAAatctacgatatctacgtcacatgttcacgtccttatctcagtgttagacttttccaacaggaagctgctggtctactgctgcctcgtgtggtcactttgtgtcactgaggtaaatcttaactgaggctttttaatgccaaactgacaaaataatacatttttatttagtaatggaggcagcagcagaccagcagctcctgtgtcctcacgagctaaaatcactgattttctctatgaggtttggtgtgggtcAAAGTAACTCATAAACCATcctgactttaaaaacatgtgaactCTCCCTTTAAAGAATGAGAAGCAGAAGAACTGGATCTGTGGACCAGAAACTGGTCCTGTGACTGATGTTGTGCAACGACTCAGTGTGAGACTGTGTCACGCCCTTTTTAATCTGACGTGGTCGTCAGATTATTGTTCATCATGATCAATACATATAGAGAattaaattatttgtttgttacaagtattgtttttaaattttataaTTTAAACCCACTATTCTCGTTATTCTCGTTGTGTTGCTGGCAACTGCATAGTCTTAATTTACCTTCTGGGATTAAATTTATTCAGTTATCTGTCTATAAATGGATAAATTAGAGACATTTAATTTGAGAGTCAATGTTTCACCAAAAAtgtttagattaaaaaaaaaaaattactgaaAGTATTTCAGTATTTGTGGAAATTCAGTTGACTATAAATAgatcttaaaaataaaagtctttctttaaagaggattttaagaataagaaaatatttaaatgtaactctcacaaaataattaacttcattatagtttattttgaatgaacttaatTAAGGTGCTTTTTTAAGTTTATAAACCATATTTGTTGTTCTTGTGTAAATGTACgcataaaataaaagtgatgttttgatactgaaaaaaaaaaaaaagttcatttctgcattgctgttatttatttatatttatttgtttgtttcccaaaGTTTCcatatagttaaaaaaaaaaccaatataTTCCGacaccaaatcacaatataaataatcaCGAGAGTGAATCACGCTTCTGTCGCCTCATTTACGGCCACGTCTGTAACATCATGTAAAGTGATAACCGTTATTATTTGGaacttaatttaaaacaaaatatactTGAAAATCTTCAATACATTTGTTCAGGGACCCAAAGTTTCTCTCCTGTgacacatctgtgggtccccGACCCAGACTTTAAGAACCCCTGCACTAAAACACAAaattttcactttaaaacaaacgttaaaaaaaaaacaaaaaaacagaaaaaccagGGAATAAAACTCacgtatgcgtgtgtgtgtgtgcgtgtgccttACTTTGGGTTGATGAGGCAGTAGGTGGCGCTCACATTAGTGATCTCGATGGTGCAGTTACGGTTGGTGGTGAGGGTGAAGGAGTGCGACTCTGCATTCTCGGGCATGATGACGTCTGCTGGACGAGGCTGAGCGACTGTTCAGGGCTGACACCacagaatatgacatttatataaatatgaaaataaaagtttccaGAGTCTCTGAAACAAAGGTGTAAAAATCACAAGTGTACTCACTGGAGTTTGTGTCACACGCAGGACGACAGAGCTTCCACTGACTGACAGTCCCGAGTCTGGTTTGAGAGCCAGTGCGTGGACACGCCCACTCTGCTACGCCCACTCGCCTTCACTGGGCGTGTCCTGAGATCTTTCTCAGTCAGGACACGCCTCCTGTCATCGGCGAAGGTGTGGCATCAGCGTCCTACAGGTTCAACACCTTATGGAAAAatactcatcatcatcatcatcatcatcaccaggcCTCAGGGTGGAGGAGAAATACCAGACTGTCtgttcagattaaaaaaataatcagcagcaacaaaaacaatagaAGCAAAAACAGCGGCAGGAAAATCAGTAACAGAAGAAACAGTAGAAGCTAAAACAATAGAAGCAAAATCAGCAGCAGGAAAATTAGTAGCAGAAGAAACAGTAGAAGCTAAATCAGTAGAAGCTAAATCAGTAGCAGAAGAAACAGTAGAAGCTAAAACAATAGAAGCAAAATCAGCAGCAGGAAAATTAGTAGCAGAAGAAACaatagaagctaaatcagtaGAAGCTAAATCAGTAGCAGAAGAAACAGTAGAAGCTAAAACAATAGAAGCAAAATCAGCAGCAGGAAAATTAGTAGCAGAAGAAACAGTAGAAGCTAAATCAGTAGAAGCTAAATCAGTAGCAGAAGAAACAGTAGAAGCTAAAACAATAGAAGCAAAATCAGCAGCAGGAAAATTAGTAGCAGAAGAAACAGTAGAAGCTAAATCAGTAGAAGCTAAATCAGTAGCAGAAGAAACAGTAGAAGCTAAAACAATAGAAGCAAAATCAGCAGCAGGAAAATTAGTAGCAGAAGAAACAGTAGAAGCTAAATCAGTAGAAGCTAAATCAGTAGAAGCTAAATCAGTAGCAGAAGAAACAGTAGAAGCTAAAACAATAGAAGCAAAATCAGCAGCAGGAAAATTAGTAGCAGAAGAAACAGTAGAAGCTAAATCAGTAAAAGCTAAATCAGTAGCAGAAGAAACAGTAGAAGCTAAAACAATAGAAGCAAAATCAGCAGCAGGAAAATTAGTAGCAGAAGAAACAGTAGAAGCTAAATCAGTAGAAGCTAAATCAGTAGCAGAAGAAACAGTAGAAGCTAAAACAATAGAAGCAAAATCAGCAGCAGGAAAATTGGTAGCAGAAGAAACAGTAGAAGCTAAATCAGTAGAAGCTAAATCAGTAGCAGAAGAAACAGTAGAAGCTAAAACAATAGAAGCAAAATCAGCATCAGGAAAATTAGTAGCAGAAGAAACAGTAGAAGCTAAATCAGTAGAAGCTAAATCAGTAGCAGAAGAAACAGTAGAAGCTAAAACAATAGAAGCAAAATCAGCATCAGGAAAATTAGTAGCAGAAGAAACAGTAGAAGCTAAATCAGTAGAAGCTAAATCAGTAGAAGCTAAATCAGTAGCAGAAGAATCAGTCACACCCGTCACAGTTGAGATGAACTGAAAGagttcacacattcactcaatTCACGTCTGATGTTCACACaaaggccgtttctcaatatccatacttgtgcgtacttgtgcgtacttgtgtgtacttgtgcgtacttgtgtgtactcgcgtactcccgtacttgtgaaaacgtcatcagcctcagtccatgtgctgttccaattctcaagtaagcgaacagtgaggacggttctcaaacccggaagtgttctcgctccgcccatttttaccaagtatgcatcggaggtgacttaagcgtacttgcgatggccatgtatcccagaatacattttggcggagcatagcagcagataatagaaatataaatctgagtcccggaacaaagttttaacatcatttgaggcgagaaatgagtcattcaGAATTctaacatgtggtttgtgtatgaagatatgaggtatttatagtttggcagaggtgataagctccgcctctgcggacgcttggcgctcactgtgcccggcacagagcagcgttacctcgtcctgtcctgatgacatcatgatgtcgctgtcattagatgctcggtgtgatccatagatttgttgttgacgtgttattttggttttaatggaaacgttttgacctgacagtttgaaggtttgtatattgttaatgttttatttattttaactttgaattttagatttatattacatacatatacatatatatatatatatatttaaatatagatagtatatatagtagtgtgtatatatatatatttaaatatagatagtatatatatagtagtgtgtgtgcgtatataCAGTGGATATAAAAAGTCTACACACCCCTGCTCAAATTCCAGGTTTTTGTCAtgtaaaacaatgacatcaagATAAATCATTTCACAACTTTATCCACCTTTAATGTGACCTATAACCTGTACAAGgcaattgaaaaacaaacagaaatctttCAGGgaggtgaaataaaaataaacaactgagATAATGTGGTTGCATAAGTGTGCACACCCTTTTATAACTGGGGATGCTGCTGTGTTCAGATTGAACCAATGACATTCAAACTCATGTTAAACTGGCGTCAGCACACACCTGTCACCAGTGAAAATGCCTCTGATCAACCCCAAATAAAGTTCAGCTGTTCTAGCAGACTTCTCCTGACATTTCTGTAGCCAGCGTCCAGCACAAGCCATGGTCTGCAGAGAGCTTCCAAAGCATCAGAGGGAGCTCATTATTCAAAGATATCAGTCAGGTGAAGGCTATAAAAGAATTCCAAGGAATTAAATATACCATGGAACACAGTGAAGACCGTCATCATCAAGTGGAGATGAATATAAAATATGGCACAACAGTGACATTATCAAAAACAGGACGTCCGTCCAAAATTGAAGATAAGACGAGAAGAAAACTAGTCAGGGAGGCTGTCAAGAGGCTGACAGCAagactgaaggagctgcaggaCTGGCTGTGCAGTACATGTGACAACAATCTCCCGTCTTCTTCATATGTCTCGGCTATGGGTTAGGGTGGCAAGACGGAAGCCTTAtcttacaaagaaaaacatccaagTCCGGCTTAATTTGGCAAAAAGACATCTGAAATCTCCCAAACACATGTGGGAAAATGTGTTATGGTCGGATGAAACCAAGGCTGAACtttttggacataattccaAAAGCTATATTTGgtgcaaaaacaacactgctccTCATCAAAAGAACACCATACCTACAGTGAAGCACggtggtggcagcatcatgcCTTAGTCAGAGTGGAGGGAATTATGAACCGTTCCAAATACCAGTCAGTGTTGGCACAAAACCTTCGGCCTTCTGTTAgaaagctgaagaagaagaagaagaggaacttCATCTTTCAGCACGACAATGACCCAAAGCACATCTAAATCAACAAAAGAATGGCTTCACCGGAATAAGATTGAGGCTTTGGAATGGTCCAGccagagtccagacctgaatccCATCCAACATCTGTGGGGTGATCTTTAGAGGGCTGTTCACAGGAGATGCCCTCGCCATCTGTCAGGTTTGGAGCAGTTTTGCAAAGAAGAAGCTCCTACCCACAAAGACTGAGGGCTGTAATAAAAGCCAATGGTGCTGCAAGatacatattataccctatttcccccattaaactagttccctggtgtcctaatgaacatgtcagtgacatgctttggtcaaaataccataaggatgaagcatcatagcagttcaataaccctgatAAACCCaccccctttcagaacgctcggttttgtgcatggtccctttatatgcaaatgagacacaggcaaacacacgcccacttcttccagggggtttctgatttgtccttgttactgcgctcactcgctcagctcctgttccctccgctccattcctctccccctccctccactagttctctgacaatatcaacatggcagcgagagtgtcgtcacaggaagagacgtccgacacaaggatcaagccgaacactgaccaactgtaaatcagttaaaaacacttagggacagcaccgctgatcactgtatgtgactgtatcagactgagtctgtgctccggtcatggaggacgtactgaacaaatatgtttaattaggacgtgtcagaatggtcagttatgacctctatgtgaccttttcttaacaatgtgtgtgtttgtacgtcggtgaaatacggtcgctgactaaatacggcgaccgctggccgcagtctgatgcgaagtggtgcgaacacacgaacacacgtttgctgactttaggTTTGCTAAAGTTTGCTGACGTTAaaataataccgctcttcctccctcgcctgcactctcgcattttatagggacaaggtggagctaaggtggagctaaggtggagctaaggtggagctaaggtggagctaaggtggagctaaggtggagctaaggtggagctaaggtggagctctcaaagtaaacttactggtgggtggtaacattcgtggtgaaatgcgcatgctgccgtcataagcgcagggaattcaacatggcgtgttttatcgcctatacttacactaagggggaccacgaaaacatgactgagtattctttttccacaagttggcgactggtagggcctccaaaagtcccaaatataagtattaaaatggttaaaaagtagattttgcataatatgtcccctttaagggtGTGCATATTTATGCAACCATGTTATAAACATAtt from Solea solea chromosome 21, fSolSol10.1, whole genome shotgun sequence includes the following:
- the LOC131448492 gene encoding DELTA-actitoxin-Afr1e-like; translated protein: MSETAEALAANQQSRRNITIEITNLTNNYCLLDPKVYLDSGNCHSPPQPTVRPQKTEVCNFTKASAKASGAVGVLTYDLFERNSNSARETLAIMFSVPYDYNIYKNWIALGIYPQGKECNEALYKEMYNNKEQNGFKREEGTGSGLTFEGSSLDIKATMSPMGRAIMKVEVWDKLFSPPQHQQY
- the LOC131448861 gene encoding probable inactive protein kinase DDB_G0270444; its protein translation is LSELRRKLKEQLKEHLKEQLKEQLREQLKEQLKEQLKEQLKEQLKEQLKEQLREQLKEQLKEQLKEQLKEQLREQLQEQLQEQLQEQLKEQLKEQLKEQLREQLREQLQEQLQEQLQEQLKEQLKEPLKEQLKEQLREQLQEQLKGQLREQLQEQLHEQLKEQLQEQLQEQLKEQLKEQLQEQLKVKKCVTSVWTSGLTLTWAVSGLNTVFTNSVQVWECDTPPTHTCLRPPSPLL
- the LOC131448493 gene encoding DELTA-stichotoxin-Hmg2b-like, producing the protein MPENAESHSFTLTTNRNCTIEITNVSATYCLINPKVHMESGFSFSPPQPTVRTNKTEVCSFTKDDHTASGAVGVLTYELFDMRSRHCNELMAVMFSVPYDYNFYQNWLGVGVFEHTHGVDKKLFKDMYEGKDFTNFVRHKADGSGVKYAGRMLDVRGCMSDEGKAIVKLEIYDKMGR